From the Lathyrus oleraceus cultivar Zhongwan6 chromosome 4, CAAS_Psat_ZW6_1.0, whole genome shotgun sequence genome, one window contains:
- the LOC127136252 gene encoding uncharacterized protein LOC127136252 — translation MRLLRNKTTYTFSPFDLSRLQALSKRVVDINIEAFTSEYGNILFFMHSGIDDQAVNTLLQFYDPEIWCFTLRDYQLAPTFEEYSSLLKIPIKEEVPFVSVPEEPDFQLIANTLYLGIREVKEHWSMEKSGAYGIPLKFLADKADYYANNGSWVIFIRLVAMMVYGAVLFPDVENLIGLAAICIFIGRNLVPIILVDTYYAIHSQHGKRGAVVCCLPLLYKWFLIHLPVKGPFIEIRGTLKWSKRVMDLTSFDITWANVMHVTEMITSCGEFYNVPLMGTKWCINYNPVLAIHQLGFAFRDEPKA, via the coding sequence ATGAGACTTCTCAGAAACAAGACCACTTACACTTTCTCTCCATTTGACTTATCTAGACTGCAAGCATTGAGTAAGAGAGTGGTTGACATAAATATTGAGGCATTCACAAGTGAGTATGGGAACATCCTGTTCTTTATGCATTCTGGGATTGATGACCAAGCTGTTAACACGTTGCTGCAATTCTATGACCCTGAGATATGGTGCTTCACCTTACGAGATTACCAGTTGGCTCCAACATTTGAGGAGTATTCTTCTCTTCTTAAAATTCCTATCAAAGAGGAGGTTCCGTTTGTGAGTGTTCCCGAAGAGCCAGATTTTCAGTTGATTGCAAATACCCTTTATTTGGGTATAAGAGAAGTTAAGGAGCATTGGAGTATGGAGAAGAGTGGTGCTTATGGTATCCCTTTGAAGTTCTTGGCAGACAAAGCTGATTACTATGCTAATAATGGAAGTTGGGTGATTTTTATTAGACTGGTAGCTATGATGGTGTATGGAGCTGTATTATTTCCCGATGTGGAGAATTTGATTGGTCTAGCTGCTATTTGTATCTTTATAGGAAGGAACCTTGTTCCCATTATTCTCGTCgacacttattatgctattcACTCCCAACATGGAAAGAGAGGTGCGGTGGTTTGTTGTCTACCTTTGCTTTACAAATGGTTCTTGATTCATCTTCCTGTAAAAGGACCATTCATAGAAATACGAGGTACTTTGAAATGGTCCAAAAGGGTGATGGATTTGACTTCTTTTGACATAACATGGGCTAATGTTATGCATGTTACTGAGATGATCACTAGCTGTGGGGAGTTCTACAACGTTCCTCTCATGGGGACGAAATGGTGTATCAACTATAATCCTGTATTGGCTATCCATCAGTTGGGATTTGCTTTTAGAGATGAGCCCAAAGCTTGA